In Bacillus sp. SB49, a single window of DNA contains:
- a CDS encoding glycosyltransferase has protein sequence MIGLFSFDGPMYRDSNGVYCNTTITSEMLSRYFHVVDELILVIRTFHLDKTYKEANLNKVDLKGIKIIEIPNINSFKGMLFDKKEYKRQIETQVDKADMIFARMPSVISDITIDLARQKKKKYMVEVGGCAWDAFWNHGIKGKLVAPLMFYNEYIGVKNASYATYVTEKWLQQRYPCKRPNIPASNVYLNPLDDNVYKQRMIKLRKRNFKDPIIIGTTAAIDVRYKGQEYIIKAISKLNKQGYNFEYELVGGGNKSRLKKIAKNLGVEDKVRFKGVLLNKDVISWLDSIDIYAQPSKQEGLPRAMIEALSRACPAIGSTTAGIPELIQEDMVFRKGDTNDICKILKRISYMNLEWIASRNFNKAKEFELIKLDSNRKKIYEAYKEDVLASFSKRN, from the coding sequence ATGATTGGTTTATTTAGTTTTGATGGTCCAATGTATAGAGACAGTAATGGTGTATATTGTAATACTACAATTACTTCGGAAATGTTGTCTAGATATTTTCATGTAGTTGATGAGTTAATATTAGTAATACGAACTTTTCATTTGGATAAAACTTATAAAGAAGCAAATTTAAACAAGGTGGATCTAAAGGGTATAAAAATAATTGAAATTCCTAATATTAATTCTTTTAAAGGAATGTTATTCGATAAAAAGGAATACAAGAGACAAATAGAGACACAAGTCGATAAAGCAGATATGATATTTGCAAGAATGCCCAGTGTAATTAGTGATATAACAATTGATTTAGCACGGCAAAAGAAAAAAAAATATATGGTAGAAGTAGGCGGATGTGCATGGGATGCTTTTTGGAACCATGGAATAAAAGGGAAGCTGGTAGCTCCACTTATGTTTTACAATGAGTATATAGGAGTTAAAAATGCTAGTTATGCCACTTATGTGACTGAAAAGTGGTTGCAGCAAAGATACCCATGCAAGCGCCCCAATATCCCAGCTTCTAATGTATATTTGAATCCTCTAGATGATAATGTGTACAAACAGAGAATGATTAAATTGAGAAAAAGAAATTTTAAAGATCCAATAATTATAGGTACGACAGCAGCAATTGATGTTAGATATAAAGGTCAGGAATATATTATTAAGGCTATTTCGAAATTAAATAAACAAGGCTATAATTTTGAGTATGAATTAGTAGGAGGTGGTAATAAAAGCCGTCTAAAAAAAATTGCTAAAAATCTTGGTGTGGAGGATAAAGTTCGATTTAAAGGTGTTTTATTAAATAAAGATGTAATATCATGGTTGGATTCAATTGATATATATGCACAACCAAGTAAACAAGAAGGTTTACCTAGAGCTATGATTGAAGCTTTGAGTAGAGCATGTCCAGCTATTGGATCAACTACAGCAGGAATTCCTGAATTAATCCAAGAGGATATGGTTTTTCGAAAAGGTGATACGAATGATATATGTAAAATACTAAAAAGAATTAGTTATATGAATTTAGAGTGGATAGCAAGTAGAAACTTTAATAAAGCAAAAGAGTTTGAGTTAATAAAACTAGATTCTAATCGAAAAAAAATTTACGAGGCATATAAAGAAGATGTGTTGGCATCTTTTTCGAAAAGAAATTAA
- a CDS encoding DapH/DapD/GlmU-related protein, producing MQNTYSLSEFIKNSISLIYTKIFFKQARLIRRPIFIRGRKYMSFGKGFTTGYNCRFEMLVVNDSNPENLLEIGEGCKIGDNVHIAAGQKVIIGDKCLFASKIYISDISHGEYSSSNRNSDPSIPPDDRPLTTKPVTIGSNVWLGENVCVLPGVKIGNGCVIGANSVVNKNIPDNSIAVGVPAKVVKKYNYTTKEWQVPR from the coding sequence GTGCAAAATACATATAGTTTGAGCGAGTTTATAAAAAATTCTATATCGCTTATATATACTAAAATCTTCTTTAAGCAAGCTAGACTGATAAGAAGACCTATTTTTATAAGAGGAAGGAAGTATATGAGTTTTGGGAAGGGTTTTACTACAGGATATAATTGTAGGTTTGAGATGTTAGTAGTAAATGATAGTAATCCTGAAAACTTATTAGAAATTGGAGAAGGTTGTAAGATTGGTGACAATGTACATATTGCAGCGGGTCAAAAAGTCATTATCGGTGACAAATGCTTATTTGCTTCAAAAATATATATTAGTGATATAAGCCATGGTGAATATTCTTCTTCAAATAGAAACTCAGATCCTTCTATACCACCTGATGATAGACCTTTAACAACAAAGCCTGTGACCATAGGCAGTAATGTGTGGCTAGGTGAAAATGTATGTGTGCTACCGGGCGTGAAAATTGGTAATGGATGCGTAATAGGCGCTAATTCTGTTGTGAATAAAAATATCCCCGATAACAGTATTGCTGTTGGTGTTCCTGCAAAAGTAGTTAAAAAATATAATTATACAACTAAAGAATGGCAAGTACCTAGATAG
- a CDS encoding glycosyltransferase family 2 protein, producing MEEKVILSLAIVTYNNENIIEETIESIISNIPNDMEYKLYIIDNNSSDDTLKIAKKIAGSIEIIALKDNKGFAHGHNIIKDKIRSDYHIVVNPDITIQTENDLRKIISYMEQNEEVGLLSPKILNTDLSIQYLCKQNPTVFDMMIRRISPNLFPSRQARYILKSTGYNQIMSVDYASGCFMVFRSDVYLSINGFDERFFMYLEDADITRRVNQVSKAIYYPEAKVIHAWERGGHKSFKLALITLKSMKIYFKKWGWKLF from the coding sequence ATGGAAGAGAAAGTAATTCTGAGTTTAGCAATCGTTACTTATAATAATGAAAATATAATTGAAGAGACAATAGAGAGTATTATTAGTAATATACCAAATGATATGGAATACAAATTGTATATAATCGATAATAATTCTTCTGATGACACTTTAAAAATAGCAAAAAAAATAGCTGGTTCCATTGAGATCATCGCGTTAAAGGATAATAAAGGATTTGCACATGGGCACAACATAATAAAGGATAAAATTAGATCAGATTATCATATTGTTGTAAATCCAGATATAACTATCCAAACGGAGAACGATTTAAGAAAAATCATTAGTTATATGGAACAAAATGAAGAAGTTGGATTATTATCTCCAAAGATATTAAATACTGATTTGTCAATACAATATCTTTGTAAACAAAATCCAACTGTTTTTGATATGATGATTAGAAGAATATCACCTAATCTTTTTCCTTCTAGGCAAGCAAGGTACATATTGAAATCAACAGGCTATAATCAGATTATGAGTGTGGACTACGCTTCGGGTTGTTTTATGGTGTTTAGAAGTGATGTTTATCTAAGTATTAATGGATTTGATGAAAGATTTTTCATGTATTTAGAAGACGCTGATATAACTAGGAGAGTTAATCAAGTTTCAAAAGCTATATATTATCCCGAAGCGAAAGTAATACATGCTTGGGAACGTGGGGGGCACAAAAGCTTTAAATTAGCTTTGATTACGTTAAAATCTATGAAGATTTACTTTAAAAAATGGGGATGGAAGTTATTTTGA
- a CDS encoding NAD-dependent epimerase/dehydratase family protein, with translation MKSILITGINSYIGRNFDNYINQNFNDYSTDSISVKSDEWIDKDFSKYNILLHVAAIVHKREKKEKELTYFEVNSNLTVKLAKKAKESGVKQFIFMSTMAVYGEQGKLSKEVNITKKTVPNPISLYGKSKLHAEKEIMKLASENFKVTIVRPPMIYGEDCPGNFKSLKKLALLTPIFPMIDNQRSMLNVNKLCYFLEKYIDLNASGIYLPQDEAYVNTSRLVKSIREESGRKMILSKKLGILILFIGKKSSLINKVFGNLTYKKE, from the coding sequence GTGAAAAGTATTTTAATCACTGGAATAAATAGTTATATCGGTCGAAATTTCGATAATTATATTAATCAGAATTTTAATGATTATTCAACGGATTCAATTAGTGTGAAGAGTGATGAATGGATTGATAAGGACTTCTCAAAATACAATATCCTTCTCCATGTTGCGGCTATAGTACACAAAAGAGAGAAAAAGGAAAAGGAACTTACATACTTTGAAGTTAATTCGAATTTAACCGTTAAATTAGCAAAAAAAGCAAAAGAATCAGGTGTAAAGCAATTTATATTTATGAGTACTATGGCTGTTTATGGAGAGCAAGGAAAATTATCTAAGGAAGTTAATATTACTAAAAAAACTGTACCAAATCCTATATCTCTTTATGGAAAGAGCAAGTTGCATGCAGAGAAAGAAATAATGAAGTTAGCGTCTGAAAATTTTAAGGTTACAATTGTTAGACCACCTATGATATACGGAGAGGATTGCCCGGGGAACTTTAAATCATTAAAGAAGTTAGCTTTGCTAACCCCTATATTCCCTATGATAGATAATCAAAGAAGTATGTTGAATGTTAATAAACTGTGTTATTTTTTGGAGAAGTATATAGATTTAAATGCCAGTGGAATTTATCTTCCACAAGATGAAGCATATGTAAACACAAGTAGGCTAGTTAAAAGTATTAGAGAAGAAAGTGGTCGTAAAATGATCTTGTCCAAAAAACTTGGGATATTAATATTATTCATAGGTAAAAAGTCTAGTTTAATTAATAAAGTATTTGGAAATTTAACTTATAAAAAAGAATGA
- a CDS encoding sugar transferase, with translation MYIKLKRFIDVMLSVTALLLLSPFILIFVIILKLDSKGPVLFKQKRVGINQKYFYMLKFRTMKVDTPKDTPTHLLINAENYITNVGKFMRKTSLDELPQIWNILLGHMSFVGPRPALWNQEDLIIAREKYGANDALPGLTGWAQVNGRDEVPIDLKAKLDGEYVGNISMSMDLKCIFLTLIKVIKRENIVEGPSK, from the coding sequence ATGTATATTAAATTAAAAAGATTTATTGATGTCATGTTATCAGTAACAGCACTTTTACTATTGTCACCTTTCATCCTTATATTCGTGATAATACTAAAGTTAGATTCAAAAGGGCCTGTTTTATTTAAACAGAAAAGAGTAGGGATTAATCAAAAATACTTCTATATGTTGAAATTCCGCACTATGAAAGTTGATACTCCTAAGGATACCCCCACACATTTACTAATTAATGCAGAAAATTATATTACTAATGTAGGAAAATTCATGCGTAAGACTTCATTGGATGAATTACCACAAATTTGGAATATATTATTAGGCCATATGAGTTTTGTTGGACCTAGACCAGCTCTATGGAACCAAGAGGACTTAATAATAGCTAGAGAGAAGTATGGTGCAAATGATGCTTTGCCAGGGTTAACCGGATGGGCTCAAGTTAATGGAAGAGATGAAGTACCAATTGACTTGAAAGCAAAATTAGATGGAGAGTATGTTGGAAATATAAGCATGTCTATGGATTTGAAGTGTATTTTTCTGACACTTATAAAAGTAATTAAAAGAGAAAATATTGTAGAAGGCCCTAGTAAATAA
- the galU gene encoding UTP--glucose-1-phosphate uridylyltransferase GalU, whose translation MKKVRKAIIPAAGLGTRFLPATKAMPKEMLPIVDKPTIQYIVEEAIESGIEDIIIVTGKGKRAIEDHFDKNFELENNLMEKEKFDLLEKVNATSNVEIHFIRQKEPKGLGHAVWCARKFIGDEPFAVLLGDDIVRAEKPCLRQLMDQFEDTLSSVIGVQTVPDEETHRYGIIDPQSQDGRRYQVNAFVEKPVLGTAPSNLAIMGRYVLNPEIFMFLDKQEKGAGGEVQLTDAIQKLNEIQLVYAYDFEGKRYDVGEKLGFVKTTLELALDQKELKSDVLCFIEEILLKNKALSE comes from the coding sequence ATGAAAAAAGTAAGAAAAGCGATTATTCCCGCTGCGGGACTCGGAACCCGATTCCTTCCGGCAACAAAAGCGATGCCGAAGGAAATGCTGCCGATCGTCGACAAACCGACGATTCAATACATAGTAGAAGAAGCGATTGAGTCTGGAATCGAAGATATCATCATTGTTACCGGAAAAGGGAAACGGGCCATCGAGGATCACTTCGATAAGAACTTCGAACTCGAGAATAACTTGATGGAAAAGGAAAAGTTCGATCTCCTTGAAAAGGTCAATGCCACTTCTAATGTAGAAATCCACTTTATCCGCCAGAAAGAACCGAAAGGCCTTGGTCATGCAGTCTGGTGTGCTCGCAAATTCATTGGCGATGAACCGTTTGCGGTCCTTCTCGGGGACGATATCGTCCGTGCGGAAAAGCCCTGCCTGCGACAACTGATGGACCAGTTCGAAGACACCCTTTCTTCCGTCATCGGTGTGCAGACTGTTCCTGATGAAGAAACACATCGATATGGAATTATTGATCCACAAAGTCAGGATGGTCGTCGTTATCAAGTAAATGCTTTCGTTGAGAAACCTGTACTGGGGACGGCTCCTTCTAACTTGGCCATCATGGGACGTTACGTGTTAAATCCTGAAATCTTTATGTTTTTGGATAAGCAGGAGAAAGGCGCTGGTGGTGAGGTACAGTTGACGGACGCTATTCAAAAGTTGAATGAGATTCAGCTTGTTTATGCGTATGATTTTGAAGGTAAGCGCTATGATGTCGGAGAGAAGTTAGGTTTTGTGAAGACTACACTTGAATTAGCCTTAGATCAAAAAGAGTTAAAAAGCGACGTGCTATGTTTTATTGAAGAGATATTATTAAAAAATAAAGCACTATCTGAGTAG
- a CDS encoding polysaccharide biosynthesis protein, giving the protein MTAAYRKRLLLLMGIDSIIVAFSIYMSHFFLNPYVNVFDAKMIVLSAVLLITHHTYSSLFGLYKMKWRYASIEELIGIIAVVTLSILSAAVIQLAAFGNIYERALTVAWMLHILLLGGIRFTWQYYKTYGLTLKPRRKKAKVVLRDPNRQRTLIVGAGSAGRMLARQMRNSKEFNADVIGFVDDDFTMHGLTVAHLPVLGSTRNIQAIAEKHTVNHIVMAMPSVDHERVKDIIHDAKGVVKNVQTLPMIEDIAFGNVSVNQIRDVQIEDLLGREPVELDIQSIESEVKGRTVLVTGAGGSIGSEICRQLVKFEPERLVLLGHGENSIYTIHMELQQLDIPTELVTVIADVQDRERIFQVVSDYYPSYIYHAAAHKHVPLMEANPKEAVKNNVIGTKNVAEAADHAGVKAFVLVSTDKAVNPPNVMGSTKRIAEMVVQNLSKKSETKFVAVRFGNVLGSRGSVIPLFKKQIAAGGPVTVTHPDMTRYFMTIPEASRLVLQAGALARGGEVFVLDMGEPVKIVDLAKNLIHLSGFTEEQIPIAFSGIRPGEKMYEELLSEKEVNKEPVFPKIFIGKTVDFDFQLVQYLIDQHVESNAKDIKDYAIALANNKLTSIPIMEKVH; this is encoded by the coding sequence ATGACAGCTGCTTATCGGAAACGACTATTACTATTGATGGGCATCGATTCGATCATCGTCGCGTTCTCTATTTATATGTCGCACTTTTTCTTAAATCCATACGTCAACGTGTTCGATGCGAAAATGATCGTTTTATCTGCAGTGCTGCTGATCACGCATCATACATACTCCAGCCTGTTCGGCTTGTACAAGATGAAATGGCGCTATGCGAGTATCGAAGAATTGATCGGTATCATCGCCGTCGTCACGCTCTCGATCCTATCCGCTGCCGTCATTCAGCTGGCAGCCTTCGGAAATATCTATGAGAGGGCGCTGACGGTTGCGTGGATGCTGCATATCCTTCTTCTCGGTGGAATTCGCTTCACGTGGCAGTACTATAAAACGTACGGCCTGACGCTGAAGCCTAGAAGGAAGAAAGCGAAAGTGGTCCTCCGCGATCCAAACCGCCAGCGCACGCTGATCGTCGGTGCTGGTTCTGCCGGACGGATGCTTGCAAGGCAGATGAGGAATTCAAAGGAATTTAATGCAGACGTGATCGGCTTTGTCGATGATGACTTTACGATGCATGGACTGACAGTCGCGCACTTACCTGTCCTGGGTAGTACGAGGAACATCCAAGCGATCGCGGAAAAACATACCGTGAACCATATCGTCATGGCGATGCCTTCGGTCGACCATGAACGGGTGAAAGATATCATTCATGACGCAAAGGGAGTAGTCAAGAACGTACAGACGCTGCCGATGATTGAAGATATCGCCTTCGGAAACGTATCTGTCAACCAGATCCGGGATGTCCAGATCGAAGACCTGCTCGGAAGAGAGCCGGTGGAACTCGACATCCAATCGATTGAATCGGAAGTGAAAGGAAGAACGGTGCTTGTCACCGGTGCGGGAGGCAGTATCGGGTCGGAAATCTGCCGTCAGCTCGTGAAGTTCGAGCCGGAGCGACTGGTTCTTTTGGGACACGGGGAAAATAGCATTTATACGATACATATGGAATTACAGCAATTAGACATCCCGACAGAGCTGGTCACTGTCATCGCTGATGTGCAGGATAGGGAACGGATCTTCCAAGTGGTATCCGACTATTACCCGTCTTATATTTATCATGCTGCAGCCCATAAACACGTGCCGTTAATGGAAGCGAACCCGAAAGAAGCGGTGAAGAACAACGTCATCGGTACGAAGAACGTCGCAGAAGCAGCCGATCATGCAGGCGTAAAAGCCTTCGTGCTCGTCTCCACAGACAAAGCGGTTAACCCGCCAAACGTGATGGGTTCGACGAAACGAATCGCAGAAATGGTTGTCCAGAACTTAAGTAAGAAGAGCGAAACGAAATTCGTTGCCGTCCGTTTTGGGAACGTATTGGGAAGCCGTGGGAGTGTCATTCCACTATTCAAGAAACAGATCGCAGCAGGTGGACCAGTTACCGTAACCCACCCGGATATGACGCGCTACTTCATGACGATTCCGGAAGCCTCTAGATTGGTTCTGCAGGCAGGAGCACTTGCCCGCGGGGGAGAAGTATTTGTGCTCGATATGGGAGAACCAGTCAAAATTGTCGACCTTGCGAAAAATCTTATTCATCTTTCCGGCTTTACAGAAGAACAGATTCCGATCGCCTTCAGCGGTATCCGCCCTGGAGAGAAGATGTACGAAGAACTGTTGAGTGAGAAGGAAGTGAACAAAGAACCGGTATTCCCTAAAATTTTTATCGGGAAGACCGTCGATTTCGATTTTCAACTGGTTCAATATTTGATCGACCAGCATGTAGAGAGTAATGCAAAGGATATAAAAGACTATGCCATTGCTTTAGCTAACAATAAATTAACAAGTATACCAATCATGGAAAAAGTACATTAA
- a CDS encoding tyrosine-protein phosphatase, which produces MIDLHSHILPGVDDGAQTIEESVQMARAAEADGIHTIIATPHHKNGRYDNYKHDIILQVSELNRTFQERGIKLEVLPGQETRVYGEFIAGLEQEEILPIQVDSSYVLVEFPSSSVPRYASELFFEIQVAGYTPIIVHPERNKAIMEKPDILYSFVKKGAFAQLTAGSVCGKFGKKIKKFSEQLLEANLAHLIATDAHNTDTRGFCLSEAYETVEKNFGMDMVYMLRENAEDIVGNRVLQAYPPEHVRKTKFLGLF; this is translated from the coding sequence TTGATAGATTTACATAGTCATATCTTACCCGGTGTCGATGACGGCGCTCAGACGATTGAAGAAAGTGTCCAGATGGCCCGTGCAGCAGAGGCAGACGGCATACATACGATCATTGCAACCCCCCATCATAAGAACGGCCGGTATGACAATTACAAGCATGACATTATTCTGCAGGTTTCGGAGCTGAACAGAACCTTTCAGGAGCGGGGTATTAAACTGGAGGTCCTTCCGGGGCAGGAAACAAGAGTGTACGGCGAATTCATCGCAGGTTTGGAACAAGAAGAGATTCTTCCTATACAGGTAGACAGCAGCTATGTGCTGGTCGAATTCCCCTCTTCTTCTGTACCGCGTTATGCATCCGAGCTCTTCTTTGAGATTCAAGTCGCCGGCTACACGCCGATCATTGTCCATCCGGAGCGGAATAAGGCGATCATGGAGAAGCCGGACATCCTTTACTCTTTTGTAAAGAAGGGAGCTTTCGCCCAACTAACGGCCGGAAGCGTGTGCGGCAAGTTCGGCAAGAAGATCAAGAAGTTCTCCGAACAGCTGCTGGAAGCGAACCTAGCTCACTTGATTGCGACAGATGCCCACAATACGGATACGAGAGGGTTCTGTTTATCGGAAGCCTATGAGACGGTCGAGAAGAACTTCGGAATGGATATGGTCTATATGCTGAGGGAGAACGCAGAAGACATCGTCGGAAACCGGGTTCTGCAGGCTTACCCGCCGGAACATGTAAGGAAAACTAAATTCTTAGGTCTTTTTTAA
- a CDS encoding CpsD/CapB family tyrosine-protein kinase, with product MARKKKAAVQTRAKTLIAHDNPKSPIAEQFRTIRTNLQYTSVDQDVSTMVVTSANPSEGKSVTAANVAVVFAQQGKRTLLVDADLRKPTIHYTFRVSNTEGLSNYLIGAQKLGNIVHQTDLSKLDVLTCGPIPPNPSELLGSNKMEAFIEEAKGMYDMIIFDTPPVHAVTDSQVLANFVDGVVLVVRSKQTEKESILKAKDQLVQAQANILGVVLNDQDIKKSNYYYYYGQ from the coding sequence TTGGCACGTAAGAAGAAAGCAGCAGTGCAAACACGGGCGAAGACGTTGATCGCCCATGATAATCCGAAATCCCCGATCGCCGAACAGTTCCGGACGATCCGTACCAACCTGCAGTACACATCCGTCGACCAGGACGTTTCGACGATGGTCGTGACGTCAGCGAACCCATCGGAAGGGAAATCCGTAACGGCAGCGAACGTCGCCGTCGTCTTCGCCCAGCAGGGCAAGCGGACACTCCTTGTCGATGCTGATTTACGGAAGCCGACGATTCATTACACCTTCCGCGTTTCCAATACGGAAGGCTTGAGTAATTACTTGATTGGAGCTCAGAAGCTGGGGAATATCGTCCACCAGACGGACTTGAGCAAGCTGGACGTCTTGACATGCGGACCGATTCCGCCGAATCCGTCCGAGCTGCTCGGCTCGAACAAGATGGAGGCTTTCATCGAAGAAGCGAAGGGCATGTATGACATGATCATCTTTGATACCCCTCCCGTCCATGCGGTGACAGATTCTCAGGTGCTTGCGAATTTCGTCGACGGTGTCGTCCTCGTCGTCCGCAGCAAGCAGACCGAGAAAGAATCGATCTTGAAAGCGAAGGATCAGCTGGTCCAGGCGCAGGCGAACATCCTTGGCGTCGTGCTGAATGATCAGGATATCAAGAAGAGTAATTATTACTACTATTACGGCCAATAG
- a CDS encoding YveK family protein codes for MEETISLKEIFEVIKKRIWLIIALAVGAAVLSAAYTIFLVTPTYESSSQFIVNQSQEQKANAAYDINEIRTNVELINTYNVIIESPRILDRVAEELNLDLSAEALSSKITVANAAESQVVNVTATDANALMAADIANTTVEIFKEEVPTLMNGVDNIQVLTEASVGADPAPVSPNTTLNIAIALVVGLMLGVGIAFLLEYLDNTVKSEQDIDDILDLPVLGVVTTISPSDMVQGRSNKKQLREVRGESVGT; via the coding sequence ATGGAAGAGACAATTTCCTTGAAAGAAATTTTCGAGGTCATCAAGAAGAGAATCTGGCTCATCATCGCTTTGGCAGTCGGAGCAGCGGTTCTTAGTGCTGCTTATACGATTTTCCTAGTCACTCCTACCTACGAGTCTTCTTCTCAGTTCATCGTCAACCAGTCCCAGGAACAGAAGGCGAATGCCGCCTATGATATCAATGAAATCCGGACAAACGTCGAACTCATCAATACATACAATGTCATCATTGAAAGTCCGCGCATCCTCGATCGCGTGGCGGAAGAATTGAATCTCGACCTATCAGCAGAAGCTTTATCCAGTAAAATCACCGTCGCGAATGCGGCAGAATCCCAAGTCGTGAATGTCACAGCAACGGATGCGAATGCGCTGATGGCTGCGGACATTGCCAATACGACGGTCGAAATCTTCAAGGAAGAAGTACCGACCTTGATGAACGGTGTCGATAACATCCAGGTGCTGACAGAAGCGTCTGTCGGAGCGGACCCTGCACCGGTCAGCCCGAATACGACGTTGAATATCGCGATCGCCCTTGTTGTCGGGTTGATGCTTGGTGTCGGAATCGCCTTCCTGCTTGAATACTTGGATAACACCGTCAAGTCCGAACAGGATATCGATGATATTCTTGATCTGCCTGTCCTTGGAGTCGTAACGACCATTTCACCGAGTGATATGGTACAGGGCCGTTCGAATAAGAAACAACTCAGAGAAGTAAGAGGTGAGTCTGTTGGCACGTAA